From Streptomonospora salina, the proteins below share one genomic window:
- a CDS encoding MHYT domain-containing protein, with protein sequence MIEHFAYGWTTPVIACAVSFLGSLIGLQAAGRARYSQGRVRTGWLVLAAFTLGTAAIWAMHFIAMLGFSVESATLRYDVPLTVLSGLLAVAVVGVGLFWSMMWRPGWTAVLGGGIIMGLGVVTMHYMGMASIRMQGEMHHDPRYTATAAAVALVASTLALLFALRLRGLLAIVLASLVMAAAVATMHYTAMFGMSVTAAPESPLDTPVTGATMMDFFMPMFVGLGLLLMIISLILLLSPAENRTDPATDRAPAHTADPSVFTRRP encoded by the coding sequence ATGATCGAACACTTCGCCTACGGGTGGACGACGCCCGTGATCGCCTGCGCGGTCTCCTTCCTCGGCTCGCTCATCGGTCTGCAAGCGGCGGGGCGGGCTCGGTACAGCCAGGGCCGGGTCCGCACCGGGTGGCTGGTGCTGGCCGCCTTCACTCTGGGTACCGCGGCGATCTGGGCGATGCACTTCATCGCGATGCTGGGGTTCTCGGTCGAGTCGGCCACCCTGCGCTACGACGTGCCGCTGACCGTCCTCAGCGGACTGCTGGCCGTGGCCGTCGTGGGGGTGGGGCTGTTCTGGAGCATGATGTGGCGACCCGGTTGGACTGCCGTACTGGGCGGCGGGATCATCATGGGCCTGGGCGTGGTGACGATGCACTACATGGGAATGGCCTCCATCCGGATGCAGGGCGAGATGCACCACGACCCCCGCTACACGGCCACCGCCGCGGCCGTGGCCCTGGTGGCCTCGACCCTGGCCCTGCTGTTCGCGCTGCGCCTGCGCGGCCTGCTCGCCATCGTGCTCGCCTCACTGGTCATGGCCGCCGCGGTGGCGACGATGCACTACACTGCCATGTTCGGCATGAGCGTGACCGCAGCGCCCGAATCCCCGCTCGACACCCCGGTCACCGGCGCCACCATGATGGACTTCTTCATGCCGATGTTCGTGGGACTGGGCCTGCTGCTGATGATCATCTCGCTGATCCTGCTGCTCTCCCCCGCCGAGAACCGCACGGATCCGGCCACGGACCGCGCCCCCGCGCACACGGCCGACCCCTCGGTGTTCACCCGCAGGCCGTGA
- a CDS encoding (2Fe-2S)-binding protein, translating to MTVDPALRTALADAATVNAFFAVDTASGPGAGYPVSDLRRADLLDAEVAAVRSGLAAAAGIPAGAVELRAAASAAYQGLAARLMAPQTAAALCHGIAAPPETLRWRMARGRLYPALGGGAGAAAAAGRPRAEAAADLLAEHVVAAVLVPAAQALRARIRLAPRLLYGNAASALAGAAAALAAARPGHADDAFTLVRLLLQRPPLRGLGAYSPSPAGPGEGPPVFARTTCCLYYRVPGGGVCGDCPIPARARRG from the coding sequence GTGACCGTCGATCCCGCGCTGCGCACGGCTCTCGCCGACGCCGCCACGGTCAACGCCTTCTTCGCCGTGGACACCGCATCCGGCCCCGGCGCCGGGTACCCGGTGTCCGACCTGCGGCGCGCCGATCTGCTCGACGCCGAAGTCGCGGCCGTGCGCTCCGGACTCGCCGCCGCGGCCGGGATCCCGGCAGGGGCCGTCGAGCTGCGTGCGGCGGCCTCTGCGGCCTACCAGGGACTGGCCGCACGGCTCATGGCTCCCCAGACGGCCGCGGCGCTGTGCCACGGAATCGCCGCCCCTCCCGAGACGCTGCGCTGGCGCATGGCACGAGGCCGGCTGTACCCGGCGCTGGGCGGCGGCGCGGGGGCCGCTGCGGCAGCCGGCCGCCCCCGCGCCGAGGCGGCCGCCGACCTCCTCGCCGAGCACGTGGTGGCCGCCGTACTCGTGCCCGCGGCCCAGGCGCTTCGCGCGCGGATCCGCCTGGCGCCGCGGCTGCTCTACGGCAACGCGGCCTCGGCGCTGGCCGGGGCCGCGGCGGCGCTGGCCGCAGCCCGCCCCGGGCACGCCGACGACGCGTTCACGCTGGTGCGCCTGCTGCTGCAGCGGCCGCCGCTGCGCGGCCTGGGCGCCTATTCCCCCTCCCCCGCCGGGCCCGGCGAAGGGCCGCCGGTGTTCGCCCGCACGACGTGCTGCCTGTACTACCGCGTCCCCGGCGGGGGAGTCTGCGGGGACTGCCCGATACCCGCCCGCGCCCGCCGGGGCTGA
- a CDS encoding DNA polymerase III subunit alpha has translation MTDAFAHLHTASAASMRHGTAPPQALVEHAAESGMDMLALTDRDGLYGAVKHVRACERTGIRPVLGADLAVAAPGGGRVVVLARGGRGWASLCRLVSAAHAAGTRGVPAVSHAMVAQHAQDLVVLAGPESDVGLAAAEHHMERARRCLRRWRDTAETAVELVDHYGPAQHRRATAMLRLAEETGTLAVLSNAVRYPDRSGAEVARVLDEARRRLPGGGPPPEPCGSQAYLKDTAEMAGVAERICGPDRTAVRRLLAHTRALAASCSLDPGADLGMDRHHLPEIPGARDRLWLACRDGMDRLGLEGDARARARLARELEVIERKGFSAYFLTVADIARRIRENGIRCSIRGSGAGSLVNRLIGISAVDPLAHGLLMERFLAESRTGLPDIDLDVESARRLDAYGVILDAYPDAACVSMAETYRARSAIRDAGSVMGIPPHEIDVLAKAFPHIRARRIREACADLPELRSGALADYPVETLFRLAERLDGLPRHIALHPCGIVVSDSLLRDRAPLEPSRIGYDMVQYDKDDVEEMGLIKLDVIGVRMQSAMTRALAEIERTEGQRIDVDALPADDPATYAMIRSSATLGCFQIESPGQRELVSRLRPDGMDDLIADISLFRPGPVNSDMITPFVAARDGERAPAAPTPVLEGVLADTGGVVVFHEQVIAVLHAMTGCGLDQAEAMRRQLGTEAGTEEVRRRFTALAGECGHSERVIDEVWGILSSFGAFGFCKAHAAAFALPTYQSAWLKRHHPAAFYAGLLTHDPGMYPRRTVIDDARRFGVAILGTDVNRSEREWRVEPVPRWGALGVRAALADVKGITDAEIDALVAGRPYSSLHDVAARARPSRGVLEGLVRVGAFDALYGIGAESARTGGPTRRDLLLRVGALERTARRPLSGGQLPIALEAAAEEVPRDAGLAPMTPAEEVQAELEVLGYDASRHLLDCYAELTAALGALCGAVRARDLTAVASGTRVLVLGAKVATQTPAVRSGQRIVFTTLDDGTGLVDLTFFESVQERCAATVFGSWLLAVRGTVRRAGSGLPTVNATDAYDLEELAEVWKEGGEDAAAALRERLGRSPAHKPVSGVGGRRVRYASGYALSPYADVAPAGAAGAPRKLWHASPGSAGR, from the coding sequence ATGACCGACGCTTTCGCCCACCTGCACACCGCCTCCGCGGCGTCGATGCGCCACGGCACCGCGCCGCCGCAGGCGCTGGTCGAGCATGCGGCCGAATCGGGCATGGACATGCTCGCGCTGACCGACCGCGACGGCCTTTACGGCGCCGTCAAGCATGTGCGCGCCTGCGAACGGACCGGGATCCGCCCCGTGCTGGGGGCCGACCTGGCCGTGGCCGCTCCCGGGGGCGGCCGGGTGGTCGTGCTGGCGCGCGGCGGGCGCGGCTGGGCCTCGCTGTGCCGTCTGGTCAGCGCCGCCCACGCCGCCGGGACGCGCGGGGTTCCCGCCGTATCGCACGCGATGGTGGCCCAGCACGCCCAAGATCTGGTCGTGCTCGCCGGGCCGGAGTCCGACGTCGGTCTGGCGGCGGCCGAGCACCACATGGAGCGCGCCCGCCGGTGCCTGCGGCGCTGGCGCGATACCGCCGAGACCGCCGTCGAACTGGTCGACCACTACGGGCCCGCCCAGCACCGCCGCGCCACCGCGATGCTGCGGCTGGCCGAGGAGACCGGCACGCTGGCGGTGCTGAGCAACGCCGTGCGCTACCCCGACCGCTCCGGCGCCGAGGTCGCCCGCGTCCTGGACGAGGCGCGGCGCCGGCTTCCCGGCGGCGGGCCGCCGCCCGAGCCCTGCGGCTCCCAGGCCTACCTGAAGGACACCGCGGAGATGGCCGGTGTCGCCGAGCGCATCTGCGGCCCCGACCGCACCGCCGTGCGGCGGCTGCTGGCCCACACCCGCGCCCTGGCCGCCTCCTGCAGCCTGGATCCCGGCGCCGACCTGGGCATGGACCGCCACCACCTGCCCGAGATCCCCGGCGCCCGCGACCGGCTGTGGCTGGCCTGCCGGGACGGCATGGACCGGCTGGGCCTGGAGGGCGACGCGCGCGCCCGCGCCCGGCTGGCCCGCGAGCTGGAGGTCATCGAGCGCAAGGGCTTCTCCGCCTATTTCCTGACCGTGGCCGACATCGCCCGCCGCATCCGCGAGAACGGCATCCGCTGCTCCATCCGCGGTTCGGGAGCGGGAAGCCTGGTCAACCGCCTGATCGGGATCTCGGCGGTGGATCCCCTGGCCCATGGTCTGCTGATGGAGCGCTTCCTGGCCGAGAGCCGCACCGGCCTGCCCGACATCGACCTGGACGTGGAGTCGGCCCGCCGGCTGGACGCCTACGGGGTGATCCTGGACGCCTACCCCGATGCCGCCTGCGTGTCGATGGCGGAGACCTACCGCGCGCGCAGCGCCATCCGCGACGCGGGATCGGTGATGGGCATCCCGCCCCACGAGATCGACGTGCTGGCCAAGGCGTTCCCGCACATCCGCGCCCGCCGGATCCGCGAAGCCTGCGCCGACCTGCCCGAGCTGCGCTCCGGCGCCCTGGCCGACTACCCGGTGGAGACGCTGTTCCGGCTGGCCGAACGGCTGGACGGGCTGCCCCGCCACATCGCCCTGCACCCCTGCGGCATCGTCGTCTCCGACTCCCTCCTGCGCGACCGCGCGCCGCTGGAGCCCAGCCGGATCGGCTACGACATGGTCCAGTACGACAAGGACGACGTCGAGGAGATGGGGCTGATCAAGCTCGACGTCATCGGGGTGCGCATGCAGTCGGCCATGACCCGCGCGCTGGCGGAGATCGAACGCACCGAAGGCCAGCGCATCGACGTGGACGCGCTGCCCGCCGACGACCCCGCGACCTATGCGATGATCCGCTCCTCGGCCACCCTGGGCTGCTTCCAGATCGAGTCGCCGGGCCAGCGCGAGCTCGTCAGCCGGCTGCGCCCCGACGGCATGGACGACCTGATCGCCGACATCTCCCTGTTCCGCCCCGGTCCGGTCAACAGCGACATGATCACCCCCTTCGTCGCCGCGCGCGACGGCGAGCGCGCTCCCGCGGCCCCCACCCCGGTGCTGGAGGGGGTGCTGGCCGATACCGGCGGGGTGGTCGTCTTCCACGAGCAGGTCATCGCCGTGCTGCACGCCATGACCGGTTGCGGGCTGGACCAGGCCGAGGCGATGCGCCGGCAGCTGGGAACCGAGGCCGGAACCGAGGAGGTGCGCCGGCGATTCACGGCCCTGGCCGGCGAATGCGGCCACAGCGAGCGGGTGATCGACGAGGTCTGGGGGATCCTCTCCTCTTTCGGCGCGTTCGGGTTCTGCAAGGCCCACGCCGCGGCCTTCGCGCTGCCCACCTACCAGTCGGCGTGGCTCAAGCGCCACCACCCGGCGGCCTTCTACGCCGGGCTCCTCACCCACGACCCGGGCATGTACCCCCGCCGCACCGTCATCGACGACGCCCGCCGCTTCGGCGTCGCGATACTGGGAACAGACGTCAACCGCTCCGAGCGCGAATGGCGGGTGGAGCCGGTGCCCCGGTGGGGTGCGCTGGGTGTCCGCGCCGCGCTGGCCGACGTCAAAGGCATCACCGACGCCGAGATCGACGCGCTGGTGGCCGGGCGCCCCTACTCGTCGCTGCACGACGTCGCCGCCCGGGCCCGCCCGTCCCGCGGGGTGCTGGAGGGACTGGTGCGGGTGGGCGCCTTCGACGCCCTCTACGGGATCGGCGCGGAGTCCGCGCGCACGGGCGGGCCCACCCGGCGCGATCTGCTGCTGCGGGTGGGTGCGCTGGAGCGCACCGCGCGCCGGCCGCTGAGCGGCGGGCAGCTGCCCATCGCTCTGGAGGCCGCCGCGGAGGAGGTCCCCCGCGACGCGGGGCTCGCACCGATGACGCCGGCGGAGGAGGTGCAGGCCGAGTTGGAGGTGCTGGGCTATGACGCCTCCCGGCACCTGCTGGACTGCTACGCCGAGCTGACCGCCGCGCTGGGGGCGCTGTGCGGCGCGGTCCGCGCCCGCGACCTGACGGCGGTCGCGTCCGGAACCCGGGTGCTGGTGCTGGGGGCGAAGGTGGCCACCCAGACCCCGGCGGTGCGGTCGGGACAGCGCATCGTCTTCACCACACTGGACGACGGCACCGGCCTGGTGGACCTGACGTTCTTCGAGTCGGTCCAGGAGCGCTGTGCCGCCACCGTCTTCGGGTCCTGGCTGCTGGCGGTGCGCGGGACGGTGCGCCGGGCCGGATCGGGCCTGCCCACGGTCAACGCCACCGACGCCTACGACCTGGAGGAGCTGGCCGAGGTCTGGAAAGAGGGCGGCGAGGACGCCGCGGCGGCGCTGCGCGAGCGGCTGGGCCGCTCGCCCGCGCACAAGCCGGTCAGCGGTGTCGGGGGGCGCCGGGTCCGCTACGCCAGCGGATACGCGCTGTCGCCCTATGCCGACGTCGCACCGGCGGGGGCGGCGGGCGCGCCCCGCAAGCTCTGGCACGCCAGCCCGGGAAGCGCCGGCCGGTGA
- a CDS encoding ROK family transcriptional regulator, which produces MPRSKAASAPASSGHVLELIRSGEAATRTEIGRATGLSRPAVALRVTELLRHGLVSEDRAAPSQGGRPPARLEFDAAGGVVLAAALGVSHSQAAVCDLSGRLLAGDSGSPELEYGPRAALPWLLETWQRLLEECGRGTGDVCGSGIGLPGTVEFATGRAETPPVLADWGGVDIASLVAEWFPAPVLIDNDVNVMALGEHRAVHPGVGDLLFVKVSTGIGAGIVAGGELLRGSLGAAGEIGHIPVRDGDGTPCRCGGTDCLEAVAAGPALLARMNARDRRAGGVAELAALAHEGDSAAAALVRQAGRRLGEVLAGAVNLLNPEVIVLGGLLDRAHDHLVAGVREVVFQRSIPLATRQLRVVGNRSGEEAGLRGAAAMALEHVLAPEAVNARIAARR; this is translated from the coding sequence ATGCCCCGTAGCAAGGCCGCATCCGCCCCCGCGTCCAGCGGGCACGTGCTTGAGCTGATCCGCAGCGGCGAGGCCGCCACCCGCACCGAGATCGGGCGCGCCACCGGACTCTCCCGCCCCGCCGTCGCGCTGCGCGTCACCGAGCTGCTGCGCCACGGCCTGGTCTCCGAGGACCGCGCCGCGCCCTCCCAAGGCGGGCGTCCGCCCGCCCGCCTGGAGTTCGACGCCGCAGGAGGCGTCGTCCTCGCGGCCGCGCTGGGCGTCTCGCACAGCCAGGCCGCCGTCTGCGACCTGAGCGGGCGCCTGCTCGCCGGCGACAGCGGCTCGCCCGAGCTCGAATACGGCCCCCGTGCCGCGCTGCCCTGGCTGCTGGAGACCTGGCAGCGGCTGCTGGAGGAATGCGGCCGCGGCACCGGCGACGTCTGCGGCAGCGGCATCGGCCTGCCCGGCACCGTCGAGTTCGCCACCGGGCGCGCCGAGACCCCGCCGGTGCTGGCCGACTGGGGCGGCGTCGACATCGCGTCCCTGGTGGCCGAGTGGTTCCCCGCACCCGTCCTGATCGACAACGACGTCAACGTCATGGCCCTGGGCGAGCACCGCGCCGTGCACCCCGGCGTCGGCGACCTCCTGTTCGTCAAGGTCTCCACCGGCATCGGCGCGGGCATCGTCGCCGGCGGCGAGCTGCTGCGCGGATCGCTGGGCGCCGCCGGGGAGATCGGGCACATCCCGGTGCGCGACGGCGACGGCACCCCCTGCCGGTGCGGCGGTACCGACTGCCTGGAAGCCGTGGCCGCCGGCCCGGCGCTGCTGGCGCGTATGAACGCCCGGGACCGCCGTGCCGGCGGGGTCGCCGAGCTGGCCGCGCTGGCCCACGAGGGCGACTCCGCCGCCGCTGCACTGGTGCGCCAGGCCGGACGCCGCCTCGGCGAGGTGCTGGCCGGCGCGGTCAACCTGCTCAACCCCGAGGTGATCGTGCTGGGCGGGCTGCTGGACCGGGCCCACGACCACCTCGTGGCCGGCGTGCGCGAGGTCGTGTTCCAGCGCTCCATCCCGCTGGCCACCCGCCAGCTGCGCGTCGTCGGCAACCGCAGCGGCGAAGAGGCGGGCCTGCGCGGCGCCGCCGCCATGGCGCTGGAACACGTCCTCGCGCCCGAAGCCGTCAACGCCCGCATCGCCGCACGGCGGTGA
- a CDS encoding metal-dependent transcriptional regulator, with translation MENASERPSTSVEDYVKVIYDLQERGSGPVTISAMAERLAVSNSSVSGMLRKLGELGLVSHRRYGDVQLTETGDKAALAVLRRHRLLETYLVEALGYSWDEVHDEAEILEHVVSDRFVDRIAAYLGHPAADPHGDPIPTREGDVPERETQLLSAADAGTRGVIVRVNDSDPDLLRHLAEQDIGIGMRIELVERRPFGGPLIVRTGTSGAQREQALGLLAAEALWIAPAPAQEGRS, from the coding sequence ATGGAGAACGCATCCGAGCGCCCGTCCACCTCGGTCGAGGACTACGTGAAAGTCATCTACGACCTGCAGGAACGCGGTTCCGGGCCGGTGACGATCTCGGCGATGGCCGAGCGGCTCGCGGTGTCCAACTCCTCGGTTTCGGGAATGCTGCGCAAGCTCGGCGAGCTGGGCCTGGTGTCCCACCGCCGCTACGGGGACGTGCAGCTCACCGAGACCGGCGACAAGGCCGCGCTGGCGGTTCTGCGCCGCCACCGCCTACTGGAGACCTACCTGGTCGAGGCGCTGGGATACTCCTGGGACGAGGTCCACGACGAAGCCGAGATCCTCGAACACGTGGTCTCCGACCGGTTCGTCGACCGCATCGCGGCGTACCTGGGCCACCCGGCGGCCGATCCGCACGGCGACCCCATCCCCACCCGCGAGGGCGACGTCCCCGAGCGCGAGACGCAGCTGCTTTCGGCGGCCGATGCGGGAACCAGGGGGGTCATCGTGCGGGTCAACGACTCCGACCCCGACCTGCTGCGCCACCTTGCCGAGCAGGACATCGGCATCGGCATGCGCATCGAACTGGTGGAGCGCCGGCCCTTCGGCGGACCGCTGATCGTGCGCACCGGGACCTCCGGCGCCCAGCGCGAGCAGGCCCTGGGCCTGCTCGCCGCCGAGGCCCTGTGGATCGCCCCGGCCCCCGCGCAGGAGGGCCGGAGCTGA
- a CDS encoding DUF2795 domain-containing protein: MAVLHDLEGLKQILSGLDFPVGKERIVEYAQDQGADRFLLSALQAMPPADFDAPGEVLRAVPQDELGGQKRDDSDRAQQHRHHTTSGVSEQVRETGPVNPIEDELGENRGS, from the coding sequence ATGGCGGTACTGCACGACCTCGAAGGGTTGAAGCAGATCCTGTCCGGTCTGGACTTTCCCGTGGGCAAGGAGCGGATCGTGGAGTACGCCCAGGATCAGGGTGCCGACCGGTTCCTGCTCAGCGCCCTGCAGGCTATGCCCCCGGCGGACTTCGACGCGCCCGGCGAAGTCCTGCGCGCCGTGCCCCAGGACGAGCTCGGCGGGCAGAAGCGCGACGACTCCGACCGCGCCCAGCAGCACCGGCACCACACCACGTCCGGCGTCTCCGAGCAGGTCCGGGAAACCGGGCCGGTCAACCCCATCGAAGACGAGCTCGGCGAGAACCGCGGCTCCTGA
- a CDS encoding LLM class F420-dependent oxidoreductase, whose amino-acid sequence MRIGIQIPRFTGAGSPEHIGPAFARIAREADGAGLSSLWVMDHVWQIEMVGAAEEPMLEGYSALSYAAGVTENITLGTLVTGAVYRHPGMLVKGVTTLDVLSGGRAWLGIGAAWFEGEARGLGLPFPPTAERFERLEETLQIAHRMWSGDESPYHGTHYRLERPLNSPAPVQRPRPPILVGGGGEKKTLRYVAAYADACNLFAGPDLEHKLDVLRGHCAAEGRPYAEIEKTALAMVGRDSSVDQVVDECGRLAELGIDHVICTGYTDDEGAAAFLGRVAEQAADITPAGR is encoded by the coding sequence ATGCGCATCGGCATCCAGATTCCCCGCTTCACCGGCGCCGGCAGCCCCGAGCACATCGGTCCGGCCTTCGCCCGCATCGCGCGCGAGGCCGACGGGGCCGGTCTGTCCAGCCTGTGGGTCATGGACCACGTATGGCAGATCGAGATGGTCGGCGCCGCCGAGGAGCCGATGCTGGAGGGCTACTCGGCGCTGTCCTACGCCGCCGGAGTGACCGAGAACATCACCCTGGGCACACTGGTGACCGGCGCCGTGTACCGCCACCCCGGAATGCTGGTCAAAGGCGTCACCACCCTGGATGTGCTCTCGGGCGGGCGCGCGTGGCTGGGAATCGGCGCCGCGTGGTTCGAGGGCGAGGCGCGCGGGCTGGGGCTGCCCTTCCCGCCCACGGCCGAGCGCTTCGAGCGCCTGGAGGAGACCCTGCAGATCGCCCACCGCATGTGGTCGGGCGACGAAAGCCCCTACCACGGCACGCACTACCGGCTGGAGCGTCCGCTGAACTCCCCGGCCCCGGTGCAGCGGCCGCGTCCGCCGATCCTCGTCGGCGGGGGAGGGGAGAAGAAGACGCTGCGCTACGTCGCCGCCTACGCCGACGCCTGCAACCTCTTCGCCGGCCCCGACCTGGAGCACAAGCTCGACGTGCTGCGCGGGCACTGCGCCGCCGAGGGGCGCCCCTACGCGGAGATCGAGAAGACCGCTCTGGCGATGGTGGGCCGCGACAGCAGCGTCGACCAGGTCGTCGACGAGTGCGGACGCCTCGCCGAACTGGGGATCGACCACGTCATCTGCACCGGCTACACCGACGACGAGGGCGCCGCCGCCTTCCTCGGGCGCGTCGCCGAGCAGGCCGCGGACATCACCCCGGCGGGCCGCTGA
- a CDS encoding DUF421 domain-containing protein encodes MWSAIWSDLAVSGVPLLEKVIRTVAVYAALAVLLRVLGKRDTAQLNTMDLALMLLLANVVQNAIIGEDYSLVGGLLGAVVLLATDALVVRSAAARAWTWRALNGTPIVLARDGSYDRAALRRLAVRRSDVDVLIKKQGAHSVAETTRVVLEPGGAVLVEMRPERRPATGADAAALHERLRRIEELLERDRPQG; translated from the coding sequence ATGTGGAGCGCGATCTGGAGCGACTTGGCGGTCAGCGGCGTGCCGCTGCTGGAGAAGGTGATCCGCACGGTCGCGGTCTACGCCGCGCTGGCCGTCCTACTGCGCGTTCTGGGAAAACGCGACACGGCCCAGCTCAACACCATGGACCTGGCCCTGATGCTGCTGCTGGCCAACGTCGTGCAGAACGCCATCATCGGTGAGGACTACTCCCTGGTCGGCGGGCTGCTGGGCGCTGTGGTCCTGCTCGCCACCGACGCCCTGGTGGTGCGCAGCGCCGCGGCTCGGGCGTGGACGTGGCGGGCGCTCAACGGGACGCCCATCGTCCTGGCGCGCGACGGCAGCTACGACCGTGCGGCTCTGCGGCGCCTGGCCGTCCGCCGTTCCGACGTCGACGTGCTGATCAAGAAGCAGGGCGCGCACAGCGTCGCCGAAACCACGCGCGTGGTCCTCGAACCCGGCGGCGCGGTCCTGGTGGAGATGCGCCCCGAGCGGCGCCCGGCCACCGGCGCCGACGCCGCCGCTCTGCATGAGCGCCTGCGGCGGATCGAGGAGCTGCTGGAGCGGGACCGCCCGCAGGGGTGA
- a CDS encoding aldo/keto reductase, with protein METRRLGSTGPQVSALGLGMMGMSDLYGPTDRAEAVATVHRALDAGITLLDTGDFYGMGDNEMLLRDALKERDRGNAVISVKFGGMRGPDGSWVGYDARPEAVRNFLAYSLRRLGTDHIDVYRPARLDPRVPIEDTVGAIAEMVEAGYVRRIGLSEVGAETLRRAAAVHPISDLQFEYSLLSRGIEDEILPAARELGIGVTAYGVLSRGLLSGHWSSDRDLAAGDFRSASPRFSGENLRHNLGLAEALGTVAAEKGVTPAQAAIAWVAARGEDVVPLVGARRRDRLSEALGALDVELSRDEVAELESAVPPGAAAGERYPEPQMRQLPV; from the coding sequence ATGGAGACACGCCGTCTCGGCAGCACCGGCCCGCAGGTCTCGGCCCTGGGCCTGGGCATGATGGGCATGTCGGACCTCTACGGTCCGACCGACCGCGCCGAGGCCGTCGCCACCGTGCACAGAGCCCTGGACGCCGGGATCACCCTGCTCGACACCGGCGACTTCTACGGCATGGGCGACAACGAGATGCTGCTGCGCGACGCGCTGAAGGAGCGCGACCGCGGCAACGCGGTCATCAGCGTGAAGTTCGGCGGGATGCGCGGCCCCGACGGTTCATGGGTCGGCTACGACGCCCGCCCCGAGGCGGTGCGCAACTTCCTCGCCTATTCGCTGCGCCGCCTGGGCACCGACCACATCGACGTCTACCGCCCGGCCCGCCTGGACCCCCGGGTGCCGATCGAGGACACCGTGGGCGCCATCGCCGAGATGGTCGAGGCCGGTTACGTGCGCCGCATCGGGCTCTCGGAGGTCGGCGCCGAGACGCTTCGCCGCGCCGCCGCCGTGCACCCGATCAGCGACCTGCAATTCGAGTACTCGCTCCTGTCACGCGGCATCGAAGACGAGATCCTGCCCGCCGCGCGCGAACTCGGTATCGGCGTGACCGCCTACGGCGTACTCTCACGCGGGCTGCTGTCGGGCCACTGGAGCAGCGACCGCGACTTGGCGGCCGGCGACTTCCGCTCGGCAAGCCCGCGCTTCTCGGGCGAGAACCTGCGCCACAATCTGGGCCTGGCCGAGGCGCTGGGCACGGTGGCCGCGGAGAAGGGCGTCACGCCGGCCCAGGCCGCCATCGCCTGGGTCGCCGCGCGCGGCGAGGACGTCGTGCCGCTGGTGGGCGCGCGCCGGCGCGACCGGCTCTCGGAAGCGCTGGGCGCGCTGGACGTCGAGCTGTCCCGGGACGAGGTCGCCGAACTCGAAAGCGCGGTGCCTCCGGGCGCGGCCGCGGGCGAGCGCTACCCCGAACCGCAGATGCGCCAGCTGCCCGTCTGA